The genomic interval TTATTCTACATATGGAATTCTATATTCAAGCATAAAGTTGGAGCTGCGTTGGGATAAACAGACTTCAGCTTTTATAGGTTTTATAATGTTACTCACATCTTTgttgtgatttctgttttttaacttcCAGAGTTGGAACACAGTTTTAGGGTTGAGTAGGAGTTAAAAATTGCTACTTTTTACTGACTACATTCTGTATTTGAAggttcttttttctgtttattattttagtaacttaatatttttattttttaatttaaaaattggtgaTACACCAGCTAAACTATGATGAGGATTTGAACCAggggaaaggaatggaaaatgaAGCTGCTTGAAAAAATTGTGGAAAACGAAATCAGAACTGCTCCATTCTGTTCATTCCTATGGCCCTTCTTCAGATCAGCCTCTTTTTTAGATCATTGCAATAGCCTCATAACCGGTTTCTGGGAACAAAGGAAGTAAAAGTTACTAGAGAAAACCATCTCTGGTCTTAGCATACCATTGCTGCTTTGGGCCAGGACTTACAGTTAGTCTGTGTAAGACTATTTCTTATGGCTTAGGTAGCTGCTACTTCCTctgtcctaaaatatttatttggagcattttattcttttctgaaattaCAAGTATTCCTGAGTAAATACTGTTTTAACtgttagaagatttttattaaaacttgatGTATAGGATCTCTAAAATGTAGTTTCTTCTCAGAGTGGATTCTTCTGTCCAGAGTAATTCTTGGGTGACCTtaaatttgttttgcttgtgGTCAAATTCTTCCTGCAAAAGATTTCTATataatttcttgttttcatttttaaaaaatcatatataatgcAAAAATGGCTTACACATTAAAAAGAGCTGCATTTAGCTCCATCTTTGTTCCAGGTGTTTTACATACAGTATgtgatttaatcctcacaaattACCCTGGGAGGTACCACGAACCCAGACCAGAGATTTTAAGTCCAGGTTTTATATACCTTCTAAAGTTAATTCACTTAAGCTCTtaaaaccaagaattctataATTAAGTAAAACATCTTAGGATTTGCTAAACTCAAAATGTTGAAGGATTACCCATAAATATTATGTAACTACATTAAAgcatcattcttttaaaaatgtattgtggcATATTTAACGTGTGTATCTGATTTTTACATGTTCTTgtagaagttatttttatttttttatttatttgagagatgggcagaggaagtgggagagcaGACTCTTCACAGAGCAgtaagcccaggaccctgggaacatgacctgaatcaaaggcagacacttgactgagccactcaggtgctccagaAGTTTTTCATCAACAAATGCAGAAGTGTCTGTGTTGGGACTAAGTGCCAACCAGCTGTTAGTCCTACACCCTAGCCCTTTGCATTATTCATCTACAAACCATCCCATGTAACTATCTTGGCCAACTTAAAATTCTTGAACAAATGCAGAATTTGTCTTCTCATAAACCATACCCTTTgtcattctttccttttgataCTCATGTTTTGCCTTCTGTGTGTTGCAAGGCTCACTTCTTTAAGTTTCATCTTTCCATTCTATTTTCAGTGGTAACTGCATACTTTCTCAAACCTCCTAGTAACCAAGAAGTTTTAACATTTGAGTGTCTCCAGGATGGCTTCTTAAAGAATCAAAAAAGTTTATGCCATCATGGACTCACTGTTTTTTCACTAGCTTCAGAATGTCTTTCAATTAGAAGTCGGTCTTAAACTCGTGCCTTACATTCAGGACCAGTCTATCACAGTGCTGTCCAAAAAAaactgatggaaatgttctgtatctgtgtTGTCCAGTAGGTTGGCCACTCAGCATTATGTGTCTGTTGAGCACTAAATATAACTAGTCTAACTGAGGAACTGCATTTTTCGTTTAAATAtctatgtaggggcacctgggtggctcagtgggttaaagcctctgccttcggctcgggtcatgatcccaaggtcctgggattgagccctgcatcagggtctctgctccgcagggagcctgcttcctctctctctctgcctgcctctctgcctacttgtgatctctgtcaaataaataaataaaaatctttaaaaataaataaatatctatgtataGCTAGTGGTCCCTACTGGACACCAACTTGCGAGTCAGCTCTTCTTATACCCCAACTTGGATACTCTGTCTGCCCCATTCAGTCTGCTATACACAGGCCTAATTTATCCTcctcatttacatttttcaaaatctgaTTTAGACCTTTCCCAGCAGCTCATCAGTTGTAATTATGAATTCACCAAACacattaattttgaaattgaccagaaaatgtttttttttccctactatgTGATTTATATCCATAACCTAGTTTATAAAGTTGGGAGGTGGGACTCctgttttctttgtatataaatacaaaattccaATTTCGTGGAACTAAATCTAAGTAAGAATTTgagaataaggggcacctgggtgcctcagtcattaggcgtctgccttcagctcaggtcatgatcccagaatcctgggatggagccccacatcaggctcccagctggatgggaagcctacttctccctttaccacccccacccctgcttgtgttccctctctccctgtcaaataaaaattttaaaatacataaatatatttatatttatacatatatatatatatttgaagataaaCCTTAGTTCATTGACTAATTTTCTGTTATTCTGAATCACATAAAGCATGTGATTCAACTCACTAAGCATGTCATTCTatttagattgaaaaaaaaaacggTTGGGtaaaaatatgactttattttcatACGGGTAATTTTTCTACAGGGtcaacattttcttctcaaaaataaaagaagaaactcaaAGCTTAGAACTGGATCACTTGGCCCTTTCTCTTCTTATCTCCTCCCAGTTCAAAATGTTTGCATCTCTTAATGGCCAGCATCCTCTTGGACCTGCAGTTAGGTTCAACACATTCAAGCCTCAGCACAATCTTCTTTGTGGTTTTAGCCTTCTTCCGGAAAATTGGCTTTGTCTGCCCACCATAGCCACTCTGCTTCCGATCATAGCGCCTCTTTCCTTGGGCATAAAGGGAATCCTTGCCCTTCTTATACTGGGTCACTTTGTGAGGCTGATGCTTTCCACACTTCTTACAGAAAGTCCTTCGGGTTTTAGGAACGTTGACCATCTCTGCAGCAGCGCAGTCTGCACgatgaaaatgtaaaacatctGAAGTTAAAGTAGCAAacttcaaacatttttaataaagtgctttaaaaatatagaaaaacattaCACATGTCAGTAATGTGTAAACCCACCAAATACTCCTTTTACCTATGACTCAATACAAAAGTGCACACCTTTTTGTGATGTCcagaatatttatggaatgagACTCACTTAAAAGCAGCATAGGGGCGCCCAACAGCCAGTTCCCCGTACAAAGTGGGTTCCTTTGGAGCTTAATTTACTGTGGCCGTCCCAAAAAGCGTAGTGGGGtttatctgattttctttctcagacCCTCTCACACCCTTCTCCATGTTCTAGCTCCCGGGTATGCCCGGTTCAGTGCCTGGTTTCGGTCAGTAGCTCCAGCTACCGCCCGCTTCCGTTCCTTCTCCGGGAACCGGAGCTGTCTGGTTTCACTTTCCCCTCCGAAGCACCATCACCCGTGAGCAGCGTTCACGGCTGACGTGTCCCTGAATAAGTATCTCCCGGCCCACTGGCCGTCATTCGCGAGCCCCTTTCCGAGGGGAGAAGCCCGTTAACTGCCAAGGCAGCGGGTCTCGCCCTCCAGTTCCTACAACGGCCTGGTCCATCTCCAGATTCTGATCACTGGAGGTTCCTGCTGAGCCCGCTACACTCCCCTCTTCGCTTACCGGGAAACGGCAACTACGATCCTCGCCTCGCTCCGCTCTCGCCTAACAGGAAAGGGAGGATGAAGCGGAAGTAGGAACTGAGCGTGAGCGACAGTGCCACGGACCAATAGGCAGCAGGCAGCGCCGGCCCGTCGTCTCCGGACGCGTCCGGGAATCTCCAACCAGCGGCCCAGGGGGCGGGCCGGAGGGGTGTGGGCCGGAGGACCGCGGCGCTCCGAGGGCCAGTCGCGGGTTGTCAGAACGGTCGCCGCCAGAGTGGGGCGAGGCTGCGTCGCTGGGTCTTGGCGGTCTGGGGCCCGCGTAAGGATGAGAGCGCAAAGGACGCAGGGCCACTGGAGGCGCAGGTAACCAAGCGGGGTGCGGTGGGGCCGCGGCGGGACTTCTTCCGGGACCGGTGCTGAATGGAGAGGACCGAGGCGACGCCGAGCCGCGGCTCCTAGCGGCGGGGCCGCTACCCGAGCTGCAGCTGCCAGGCGAGGATGTGTGGAGCCCGGGCGGCGCGGGGGAACTGAGACCCTTCGGGCCCCTGGACCCCCGGGGCCCGGGATGAGTTAGCTGGGGCAGCCGCGGGGGCCAGTTCTGACTGCTACAGGCCAAGGCGACGGCCACCACCCGCCCGCCCCTTCTGTGCAGAAGCCGCTAGCTCCTTTTTGCGCCCGTCCGCGCTCCCTGCCCTGGAGACCATGAGGTTCCGCATCTATAAGCGGAAGGTGCTGATCCTGACGCTCGTGGTGGCCGCCTGCGGCTTCGTCCTCTGGAGCAGCAATGGGCGACAAAGGAAGAGCGAGGCCCTCGCCCCGCCGCTGCTGGACGCCGAGCCCGCGCGAGGTGCGGGCGGCCGGGGCGGGGACCATTCTGCTGTGTCGGTGGGCATCCGCCGGGTCTCCAACGAGTCGGCGGCTCCTCTGgtccccgcagccccgcagcccgaGGCAGACAACCTGACGCTGCGGTACAGGTCCCTGGTGTACCAGCTGAACTTTGACCAGACGCTGAGGAATGTAGATAAGGCCGGCTCCTGGGCGCCTCGAGAGCTGGTGCTGGTGGTCCAGGTGCATAACCGGCCCGATTACCTCAGACTGCTGCTGGACTCACTTCGAAAAGCCCAGGGTATTGACAACGTCCTCGTTATCTTTAGCCATGACTTCTGGTCGACAGAGATCAATCAGCTAATCGCTGGGGTGGATTTCTGTCCGGTTCTGCAGGTGTTCTT from Mustela erminea isolate mMusErm1 chromosome 5, mMusErm1.Pri, whole genome shotgun sequence carries:
- the RPL36AL gene encoding 60S ribosomal protein L36a-like codes for the protein MVNVPKTRRTFCKKCGKHQPHKVTQYKKGKDSLYAQGKRRYDRKQSGYGGQTKPIFRKKAKTTKKIVLRLECVEPNCRSKRMLAIKRCKHFELGGDKKRKGQVIQF